From a region of the Vanessa atalanta chromosome 13, ilVanAtal1.2, whole genome shotgun sequence genome:
- the LOC125068401 gene encoding broad-complex core protein isoform X1 — protein sequence MVDTQHFCLRWNNYQSSITSAFENLRDDEDFVDVTLACDGKSLKAHRVVLSACSPYFRELLKSTPCKHPVIVLQDVAFPDLHALVEFIYHGEVNVHQRSLSSFLKTAEVLRVSGLTQNDDAQGPLVQSIARAAAAAASSPHTPPHPAHTPHAPHTPHTPHTPSYTEKLEEALLHPPPIMRRIPLPPRRMSRSADNSPDVIKRARHDNNNDQPQIHDFSTKNHSMVNNTRAHNEQGNNGNGISNSSSSPSPRLMDEVKNEPLDMICPSNPDIDRSTDDTPPHSHHRPLGGGPPSRASSAEADDRTPPPQMPPSPFISPADTKLFAPQHNYNYSMTALTDPSALAGLPSPLAPDGMASTSQVGPLGAGHRCEVCGKLLSTRLTLKRHTEQQHLQPLHSARCSLCHKVFRTLNSLNNHKSIYHRRQRGPPQQQPQNLTTGDAKIAPPHPPHNVDFYKYKDQFNV from the exons atGGTGGACACACAGCACTTTTGCCTCCGGTGGAACAACTACCAGAGTAGCATCACCAGCGCTTTCGAGAACCTTCGAGATGATGAAGATTTTGTAGACGTGACCCTCGCCTGTGATGGAAAGAGTTTAAAGGCGCATAGAGTCGTACTATCAGCATGCAGCCCATATTTCCGAGAGCTGCTCAAG TCAACACCTTGCAAGCACCCAGTGATTGTGCTACAAGACGTCGCATTCCCGGACCTACACGCACTAGTAGAGTTCATCTACCACGGCGAGGTGAACGTGCACCAGCGCAGCCTCTCGTCCTTCCTCAAGACAGCTGAGGTACTCCGCGTATCCGGCTTGACACAAAATGATGATGCCCAGGGG CCGCTCGTGCAGAGCATCGCTCGCgcagccgccgccgccgcgtcGTCGCCGCACACCCCTCCCCACCCCGCGCACACCCCGCACGCGCCGCACACCCCGCACACCCCGCACACCCCCAGCTACACCGAGAAGCTGGAGGAAGCTCTGCTCCACCCGCCGCCGATCATGCGCCGCATCCCGCTCCCCCCGCGCCGCATGTCCCGCTCCGCGGACAACTCGCCAGACGTCATCAAGCGCGCTCGCCACGACAACAACAACGACCAACCGCAGATACACGACTTCTCGACGAAGAACCACTCGATGGTGAACAACACTCGCGCCCACAACGAGCAAGGCAACAACGGGAACGGGATCTCAAACTCCAGCTCGTCCCCCTCCCCGCGGCTGATGGACGAGGTGAAGAACGAGCCTCTCGACATGATCTGCCCTTCGAACCCGGACATCGACAGGAGTACGGATGACACACCGCCTCACTCCCATCACAGACCACTT GGAGGCGGGCCGCCGTCCCGCGCGAGCTCGGCCGAGGCGGACGACCGCACCCCGCCCCCGCAGATGCCCCCCTCGCCGTTCATATCGCCTGCCGACACCAAGCTATTCGCGCCGCAGCACAACTACAACTACAGCATGACGGCTCTCACTGATCCTTCTGCTTTAGCCG GTCTGCCGAGCCCGCTGGCGCCGGACGGCATGGCGAGCACATCACAAG TGGGCCCATTGGGGGCGGGTCACCGATGCGAGGTGTGCGGCAAGCTGCTGTCCACGCGGCTGACGCTCAAGCGGCACACGGAACAGCAGCACCTGCAGCCGCTGCACTCGGCGCGCTGCAGCCTCTGCCACAAGGTGTTCCGCACGCTCAACTCGCTCAACAACCACAAGAGCATCTACCACCGACGCCAGCGCGGGCCGCCGCAGCAGCAGCCGCAGAACCTCACCACCGGCGACGCCAAGATCGCCCCGCCGCATCCGCCCCACAACGTCGACTTCTACAAGTACAAGGATCAGTTCAACGTCTAA
- the LOC125068401 gene encoding broad-complex core protein isoforms 1/2/3/4/5 isoform X3: protein MVDTQHFCLRWNNYQSSITSAFENLRDDEDFVDVTLACDGKSLKAHRVVLSACSPYFRELLKSTPCKHPVIVLQDVAFPDLHALVEFIYHGEVNVHQRSLSSFLKTAEVLRVSGLTQNDDAQGPLVQSIARAAAAAASSPHTPPHPAHTPHAPHTPHTPHTPSYTEKLEEALLHPPPIMRRIPLPPRRMSRSADNSPDVIKRARHDNNNDQPQIHDFSTKNHSMVNNTRAHNEQGNNGNGISNSSSSPSPRLMDEVKNEPLDMICPSNPDIDRSTDDTPPHSHHRPLGGGPPSRASSAEADDRTPPPQMPPSPFISPADTKLFAPQHNYNYSMTALTDPSALAGLPSPLAPDGMASTSQGKKLFSCTLCSKVLCSKASLKRHIADKHAERQEEYRCTICERVYCSRNSLMTHIYTYHKSRPGETDQIRFF from the exons atGGTGGACACACAGCACTTTTGCCTCCGGTGGAACAACTACCAGAGTAGCATCACCAGCGCTTTCGAGAACCTTCGAGATGATGAAGATTTTGTAGACGTGACCCTCGCCTGTGATGGAAAGAGTTTAAAGGCGCATAGAGTCGTACTATCAGCATGCAGCCCATATTTCCGAGAGCTGCTCAAG TCAACACCTTGCAAGCACCCAGTGATTGTGCTACAAGACGTCGCATTCCCGGACCTACACGCACTAGTAGAGTTCATCTACCACGGCGAGGTGAACGTGCACCAGCGCAGCCTCTCGTCCTTCCTCAAGACAGCTGAGGTACTCCGCGTATCCGGCTTGACACAAAATGATGATGCCCAGGGG CCGCTCGTGCAGAGCATCGCTCGCgcagccgccgccgccgcgtcGTCGCCGCACACCCCTCCCCACCCCGCGCACACCCCGCACGCGCCGCACACCCCGCACACCCCGCACACCCCCAGCTACACCGAGAAGCTGGAGGAAGCTCTGCTCCACCCGCCGCCGATCATGCGCCGCATCCCGCTCCCCCCGCGCCGCATGTCCCGCTCCGCGGACAACTCGCCAGACGTCATCAAGCGCGCTCGCCACGACAACAACAACGACCAACCGCAGATACACGACTTCTCGACGAAGAACCACTCGATGGTGAACAACACTCGCGCCCACAACGAGCAAGGCAACAACGGGAACGGGATCTCAAACTCCAGCTCGTCCCCCTCCCCGCGGCTGATGGACGAGGTGAAGAACGAGCCTCTCGACATGATCTGCCCTTCGAACCCGGACATCGACAGGAGTACGGATGACACACCGCCTCACTCCCATCACAGACCACTT GGAGGCGGGCCGCCGTCCCGCGCGAGCTCGGCCGAGGCGGACGACCGCACCCCGCCCCCGCAGATGCCCCCCTCGCCGTTCATATCGCCTGCCGACACCAAGCTATTCGCGCCGCAGCACAACTACAACTACAGCATGACGGCTCTCACTGATCCTTCTGCTTTAGCCG GTCTGCCGAGCCCGCTGGCGCCGGACGGCATGGCGAGCACATCACAAG GTAAAAAATTATTCTCCTGCACGCTATGCTCGAAAGTGTTGTGCTCAAAGGCGTCGTTGAAACGACATATCGCGGACAAACACGCGGAGAGGCAGGAGGAGTACAGATGCACGATTTGCGAAAGAGTGTACTGCTCGAGGAACTCCCTAATGACCCACATATACACCTACCACAAGTCCAGGCCAGGGGAGACGGATCAAATCCGGTTTTTTTAG
- the LOC125068401 gene encoding broad-complex core protein isoforms 1/2/3/4/5 isoform X2, translating to MVDTQHFCLRWNNYQSSITSAFENLRDDEDFVDVTLACDGKSLKAHRVVLSACSPYFRELLKSTPCKHPVIVLQDVAFPDLHALVEFIYHGEVNVHQRSLSSFLKTAEVLRVSGLTQNDDAQGPLVQSIARAAAAAASSPHTPPHPAHTPHAPHTPHTPHTPSYTEKLEEALLHPPPIMRRIPLPPRRMSRSADNSPDVIKRARHDNNNDQPQIHDFSTKNHSMVNNTRAHNEQGNNGNGISNSSSSPSPRLMDEVKNEPLDMICPSNPDIDRSTDDTPPHSHHRPLGGGPPSRASSAEADDRTPPPQMPPSPFISPADTKLFAPQHNYNYSMTALTDPSALAGLPSPLAPDGMASTSQGGARTPQEEYRCEPCNKSLSSLTRLKRHIQNVHMRPSREPVCNICRRVYSSLNSLRNHKSIYHRKQQPPSAGQGPFYPVN from the exons atGGTGGACACACAGCACTTTTGCCTCCGGTGGAACAACTACCAGAGTAGCATCACCAGCGCTTTCGAGAACCTTCGAGATGATGAAGATTTTGTAGACGTGACCCTCGCCTGTGATGGAAAGAGTTTAAAGGCGCATAGAGTCGTACTATCAGCATGCAGCCCATATTTCCGAGAGCTGCTCAAG TCAACACCTTGCAAGCACCCAGTGATTGTGCTACAAGACGTCGCATTCCCGGACCTACACGCACTAGTAGAGTTCATCTACCACGGCGAGGTGAACGTGCACCAGCGCAGCCTCTCGTCCTTCCTCAAGACAGCTGAGGTACTCCGCGTATCCGGCTTGACACAAAATGATGATGCCCAGGGG CCGCTCGTGCAGAGCATCGCTCGCgcagccgccgccgccgcgtcGTCGCCGCACACCCCTCCCCACCCCGCGCACACCCCGCACGCGCCGCACACCCCGCACACCCCGCACACCCCCAGCTACACCGAGAAGCTGGAGGAAGCTCTGCTCCACCCGCCGCCGATCATGCGCCGCATCCCGCTCCCCCCGCGCCGCATGTCCCGCTCCGCGGACAACTCGCCAGACGTCATCAAGCGCGCTCGCCACGACAACAACAACGACCAACCGCAGATACACGACTTCTCGACGAAGAACCACTCGATGGTGAACAACACTCGCGCCCACAACGAGCAAGGCAACAACGGGAACGGGATCTCAAACTCCAGCTCGTCCCCCTCCCCGCGGCTGATGGACGAGGTGAAGAACGAGCCTCTCGACATGATCTGCCCTTCGAACCCGGACATCGACAGGAGTACGGATGACACACCGCCTCACTCCCATCACAGACCACTT GGAGGCGGGCCGCCGTCCCGCGCGAGCTCGGCCGAGGCGGACGACCGCACCCCGCCCCCGCAGATGCCCCCCTCGCCGTTCATATCGCCTGCCGACACCAAGCTATTCGCGCCGCAGCACAACTACAACTACAGCATGACGGCTCTCACTGATCCTTCTGCTTTAGCCG GTCTGCCGAGCCCGCTGGCGCCGGACGGCATGGCGAGCACATCACAAG GTGGCGCCCGCACCCCCCAGGAAGAGTACAGATGCGAGCCCTGTAACAAGAGCTTGTCTTCCCTGACGCGGCTCAAACGGCATATCCAAAACGTTCACATGCGACCGTCCAGGGAGCCCGTGTGTAACATTTGCCGACGGGTTTACTCCAGCCTGAATAGTCTGAGAAACCACAAGTCGATCTACCACCGCAAGCAGCAACCGCCCTCCGCCGGCCAGGGCCCCTTCTACCCTGTCAATTGA
- the LOC125068379 gene encoding C2H2 type master regulator of conidiophore development brlA-like has translation LGRSWRGVRQNSSSKENLHEANHPTAVLNITQKAVPPLRMPPPTAGGINEPQECPYCRRTFSCYYSLKRHFQDKHEQSDTLYVCEFCHRRYRTKNSLTTHKSLQHRGSSGMLKRLLKTSALHGALPAPHHLFELGAERAPLPPGLQ, from the exons CTTGGACGGAGTTGGCGCGGCGTGCGGCAGAATTCATCTAGCAAAGAGAACCTACACGAAGCCAATCACCCAACCGCCGTTCTTAACATCACTCAAAAAG CCGTACCGCCCCTCCGTATGCCCCCGCCGACGGCCGGCGGCATCAACGAGCCGCAAGAGTGTCCCTACTGCCGCAGGACATTCTCTTGTTACTATTCCTTGAAACGACACTTCCAAGACAAGCACGAGCAGTCCGACACGCTGTACGTGTGCGAGTTCTGCCACCGGAGGTACCGGACCAAGAACTCGCTGACGACGCACAAGAGCCTGCAGCACCGCGGCTCCAGCGGCATGCTGAAGCGGCTGCTGAAGACGTCGGCGCTGCACGGCGCGCTGCCGGCGCCGCACCACCTGTTCGAGCTCGGCGCCGAGCGCGCGCCGCTGCCGCCCGGCCTGCAATGA
- the LOC125068136 gene encoding probable ATP-dependent RNA helicase DDX52: MDAYDIFKKLTKGLTFKRRVLGVKNAEQNIKTTLKKETELKNEEEDEIKQEIEDNDNSIEPSDVENEDCEDEENDGLQIIDGVTVEKKTKQKKSKLTPEELKKRLEIEQQNQFRNEHGIKAVGRHIPNALKDFNELVTRYKVAQSLVDTVSQCGYSEPTPVQRQAIPCLLEGRQVVACAPTGSGKTAAFLLPLLHALGAAQGGPRALLLCPTRELALQIHREALRLAAPTSLRCSVVRSCKQSKIKERENTIKKSDLVISTPNRLCYLLNQENVGINLDKVQWLIIDEADKLFEGTTEEVDTFRQQLDVIMGFCKAKLAMFSATHTPAIAKWARHNMRGLINVTVGLRNAASTSVDQELLFCGNENGKLVAFRQLVQKGLKPPVLVFVQSKDRAKQLFKELIYDGINVDVIHADRTQAQRDNVVRSFRTGRIWVLICTELMGRGIDFRGVNLVVNFDFPPSAIAYIHRIGRAGRAGQKGRAVTFFTQDDVTNLRSIASVMKQSGCEVPEYMLKLKQNANKRKKLAKKAPRRDEISTILQKPEKRKLESQNAKESNKTKDTDNVKNGKNKKLRKIQNGVTKKGRTQKENTKVANETKKTHKIGQNKRKKKKMNKM; this comes from the exons ATGGACGCctacgatatttttaaaaaactgacAAAGGGTCTTACATTCAAACGTCGTGTTTTAGGAGTGAAAAATGCC gagcaaaatataaaaactactcTAAAAAAGGAAACAGAACTAAAAAACGAAGAGGAAGacgaaataaaacaagaaattgAAGATAATGACAATTCAATTGAACCTTCAGATGTAGAAAATGAAGACTGTGAAGATGAAGAGAATGACGGTCTCCAAATAATTGATGGTGTAACGGTAGAGAAGAAAACCAAGCAAAAGAAATCAAAGTTAACACCTGAGGAACTAAAGAAAAGACTTGAAATTGAACAG caaaATCAATTTCGAAATGAACATGGAATTAAAGCGGTTGGTCGGCATATTCCAAATGCATTGAAAGACTTCAATGAGCTAGTAACCAGATACAAAGTAGCACAATCACTCGTGGACACAGTGAGTCAGTGTGGCTACTCTGAACCTACACCAGTGCAGCGTCAAGCGATACCATGCTTATTGGAG GGTCGTCAGGTAGTCGCATGCGCTCCGACCGGCTCCGGGAAGACGGCGGCCTTCCTGCTGCCGCTGCTGCACGCGTTGGGCGCGGCGCAGGGCGGGCCGCGCGCGCTGCTGCTGTGCCCCACACGCGAGCTGGCGCTGCAGATCCACCGTGAGGCGCTGCGGCTGGCGGCGCCCACGTCGCTGCGCTGCTCCGTCGTCAGGAGCTGCAAGCAGAGCAAGATCAAGGAGCGGGAGAACACCATTAAAAAGAGTG ATCTAGTGATAAGTACACCGAATCGTCTCTGCTATTTGCTGAATCAAGAGAATGTCGGCATTAATTTGGAtaa GGTACAATGGCTAATCATCGACGAAGCGGACAAGCTGTTCGAGGGCACCACGGAGGAGGTGGATACGTTCCGCCAGCAGCTCGACGTCATCATGGGCTTCTGCAAGGCCAAGTTGGCCATGTTCAGCGCCACGCACACCCCCGCCATCGCCAAGTGGGCGCGCCACAACATGCGCGGACTCATCAACGTCACCGTCGGGCTCAG GAATGCAGCCTCCACGTCAGTGGACCAAGAGCTGCTTTTCTGCGGGAACGAGAATGGAAAGCTGGTGGCGTTTAGACAGCTCGTACAAAAAGGACTTAAGCCTCCCGTTTTAG TTTTCGTGCAAAGTAAAGACCGTGCCAAGCAGCTTTTCAAGGAACTGATCTACGACGGTATCAACGTGGACGTCATCCACGCAGACAGAACGCAGGCGCAG CGTGACAACGTGGTGCGCAGCTTCCGCACGGGGCGCATCTGGGTGCTGATCTGTACCGAGCTGATGGGTCGCGGTATCGACTTCCGGGGCGTCAACCTTGTGGTCAATTTCGATTTCCCGCCGTCCGCCATTGCTTATATCCACAG GATCGGTCGAGCGGGCCGAGCGGGACAGAAGGGTCGCGCCGTCACCTTCTTCACGCAAGACGATGTCACCAACCTCAGAAG CATCGCTTCAGTGATGAAACAGTCCGGCTGTGAAGTACCAGAATACATGTTGAAACTCAAACAGAATGCTAACAAAAGGAAAAAGTTAGCAAAGAAGGCCCCACGCAGAGACGAAATATCAACAATCTTGCAAAAACCGGAAAA acgTAAACTTGAAAGTCAAAACGCAAAGGAAAGTAACAAGACGAAAGACACGGATAATGTGAAAAAtggaaagaataaaaaattaaggaaaataCAAAATGGTGTAACGAAGAAGGGGAGAACTCAGAAAGAAAATACTAAGGTggcaaatgaaacaaaaaaaactcataaa